A region from the Kiritimatiellia bacterium genome encodes:
- a CDS encoding alpha-L-fucosidase, with protein sequence MRTMRRRAFLASSAALGVLRAATGADGTLRSVPRRFGDGRDWFFEARYGLFIHWGLYAIRGFHEQEQWRARVPRAEYVKLAQQWNPTRFDPDSWLDLMEAAGMRYLCFTTKHHDGFCLWATRQTPFNTMNTPYRRDVLRLLADACHRRGVPLCLYYSIADWNHPCYPNQGRHHELPPQPGDTPDWARYLDFLRAQVRELCTEYGRIHGFWWDMNVPQHRDPSINAMIRELQPGIIINNRGFDEGDFGTPEREYDRAAAEALVFERPTEACQSVGMESWGWREEEDYYTDRHLMRSIAAYCARGANYLLNVGPRADGTIPERAAGILRRLGEWYRRVCEAWTGTENVSAWIANRNVLLTRRGRTLYVIAHRDPVGEAIKLKPLALAPIRATLLNTGAPVRWTLEMAPSDHAEQRGYLRLRELPANEMANEPMVVRLEFDRDLQPPVGGPSEAAA encoded by the coding sequence ATGCGAACCATGCGACGGCGGGCATTTCTGGCTAGTTCAGCGGCGCTGGGCGTTTTGCGTGCCGCAACGGGCGCCGACGGCACGTTGCGCTCGGTACCCCGGCGGTTCGGCGACGGCCGCGACTGGTTCTTCGAGGCGCGCTACGGGCTGTTCATCCACTGGGGCCTCTATGCGATCCGCGGCTTCCACGAGCAGGAGCAGTGGCGCGCTCGCGTGCCGCGTGCGGAGTACGTGAAGCTCGCGCAGCAGTGGAATCCAACCCGGTTCGATCCGGATTCGTGGCTGGACCTGATGGAGGCCGCGGGCATGCGCTACTTGTGCTTCACCACGAAGCACCACGATGGATTCTGCCTGTGGGCGACGCGCCAGACGCCGTTCAATACGATGAACACGCCGTACCGTCGCGACGTGTTGCGCCTGCTGGCGGACGCCTGCCACCGCCGCGGCGTGCCCCTCTGCCTCTACTACTCCATTGCGGACTGGAACCATCCCTGCTATCCGAACCAGGGCCGGCACCACGAGCTGCCACCGCAACCGGGCGACACGCCCGATTGGGCGCGCTATCTGGACTTCCTTCGCGCGCAGGTGCGGGAACTCTGTACTGAGTACGGCCGCATCCACGGCTTTTGGTGGGACATGAACGTCCCGCAGCACCGCGATCCCTCCATCAACGCGATGATCCGAGAGTTGCAACCCGGCATCATCATCAATAACCGCGGTTTTGACGAGGGCGATTTTGGCACGCCGGAGCGGGAGTACGACCGCGCGGCCGCCGAGGCGCTCGTGTTCGAGCGCCCCACCGAGGCGTGCCAGTCGGTCGGCATGGAGAGCTGGGGCTGGCGCGAGGAGGAGGACTACTACACCGATCGCCATCTGATGCGCAGCATTGCTGCCTATTGCGCCCGCGGCGCAAACTATCTGCTCAACGTCGGTCCCCGGGCCGACGGCACCATTCCGGAACGTGCCGCCGGCATCCTGCGGCGCCTCGGCGAGTGGTACCGGCGCGTGTGCGAGGCGTGGACCGGTACGGAGAACGTGTCCGCGTGGATTGCCAACCGCAATGTGTTGCTGACCCGGCGCGGTCGGACCCTCTACGTGATTGCACATCGTGATCCGGTCGGCGAGGCGATCAAGCTTAAACCCCTCGCGCTCGCGCCGATCCGTGCGACGCTGCTCAACACCGGCGCGCCGGTGCGCTGGACGCTGGAGATGGCGCCGAGCGATCACGCGGAGCAGCGCGGATACCTGCGGCTGCGGGAACTGCCTGCCAACGAGATGGCCAACGAGCCGATGGTGGTTCGGCTCGAGTTCGATCGCGATCTGCAGCCTCCGGTCGGGGGGCCGTCCGAAGCCGCCGCTTGA